The nucleotide sequence TTGCTGGCAGGGATTGCACCAGGGAGCCCAGAAATCGATGACGACCGGCACTTCCATCGACTTCTGGACGATGTCCTGCTGGAACGTCTCACGGGTGACATTGACGACATACGGCGAGGCTGGCATGAGCACACTTTCTTTCGAGTTGAGGTTTCCGCCTCAAGTGTAAGTCGGTGGGAAGTGTTCAGCAAACACGCAGCCCCCCGCGAGAAGAATCCCTCTCAGTCCGACACTTCCTCCCCTTCCATGCGAAGGGATTTCCCTACTGTTCGGACGCCGCATCGGCCGAGTGCGAACCGTGCCCCCAGTTGCATTCGCTGAACGATGACTCACCCTGGACACGCAGGCAACAGCCACTCGGTCACCGGGGGGGGAGATCGAACTCATCGACCGGTTTGTATCTTCAAGTCAGCTTGAAGAGCTTCCTGGAGTTTTCGTACAGGATTTTTCGTTCGGCCTCTTTGTTCGGCGCCAGTTTGCGGATCGCGGCGATGGTCTGAGCCCCCTGGCAGGCAGGCCCGGAACCGACTCGGTCATCGCAGTCGCTGCCGTACAGAATCTTTTCCTGATGGCGATCGAGGAAGCCACGGGCGTGCTCTTCATCTCGCGTCAACGCGTTCAATCCCGACCCCGCCGACATGTCTGCAAACATATTCGGGTAATCCGCCAGATAACGATCCGTCAGCCCCCCGGGGGTGACTTTCCCTTTCGGGTACAGGTCCTTCTGATTGGTATGATTCTTGTCGATATTGGCCCACCACGTTTGCGCATGACCGATGAAGATCGTCTTGGGAAACTTTTCCAGCATCCTGGGAAGTTTCTCAAAGCCGAGGTTGTATGTTCCATGCTGAAGATGCATCAGGATCGGAACCTGATAGTCCGCCGCGAGAGCATACAGTTCCTGACTTGCGGGCGAGTCGAGTTCGAGCCCGAACTTCTGCTCACCGATGATGATTCCACCCAGATCCAGGTACTTGGCGATCTCGGCCCGGGCTTCCGGCAGATCGGTGACTTCGTTCGCACCGAAAAAGAACTCCTTGGGATATTGTCGCGCCATGGTCAGGGCGGTCTCGTTCCCCCCTGCCCCGACACCCCCGAGCGTGTTGTGGATGCCGTCCCCCGTCGAAGGCCGCTTCACCGACGAACCGGCTGGCAACAGAATCGTCTGGGTCACCCCCATGGCCCGTTGATGAGCGGCCAGTTGTGCGTTCGTTCGCTCCCGATAGTTCGTGTGCTGATGAATATCGATGATCGGTTCCACCGGTGTTTCCGCTGCAGTGGCAGCAGACGGCAGAAGAGCGACCGCTCCGGCGGCCAGAGAAGTCGACAGAAAATCTCGCCGAGACAGACACCTCATGACAAACTCCAGTCGGGTCACTTTCAACACGGACAATCAACACGAGCCAACGTGTGCGAAGACAGCGAAGCCGACCGGGGGGAATAAGACCTCGCTTATGCATGGCTGAGCATTCTGCCACATTGATGCGAGGATGGAAATCGTGCCGCCAACTTGCGTCACCGGGAAAGACGGGACAGCGTCGGACGACCGCAGGGAGCACATCGGATGGAGTGCATCAAACTGAGTGCACGGGTGCGACCGAGTCCCCCCTCCCTCAACCTTCTCGATAGCGCAGTGCGACGAGGATACACGGTCCCCCGTGAATGACATTCAGCCCCGACTGTTCGGCCCGACGGACTGCCGCATCCGATTCGGCGCCGGGCTGAAACCAGACATGCTTGATTCCCAGGCGGACCACATCCTCGATGATCTGCTCGGAAACTTCGGGCGGAGTAATGATACTGACGCCAAAGACAGGCTCTGGCAGCGACGCCAGGTCCGCGTAGGCTTTCTCTCCTTCTACAACATCCGCCACCGGATTGACGGGGAACGCGGGGCGACCGGTCTGCTGGAATGCGCGCAGCACCTTGTTCCCATATTTCGCACGATTCCGCGAGGCCCCCACAATGGCGTGCGGACTGCCCGACAGGAATCGCTGTATCTGCTTGTCCGTACTCATCGAATTCTCTCTGCTCATGACGCCTGATGACCGCCTGACGTGCCGGGACATCTCGCCCCAGCGAATCGCGTCGCTCCACCATACTTCGCCGGCGGGCATGCGGGAATCGAAGCGCCCCACCGCCCGACATCCTCAGCGCACCCCAATTGCCGACGGTCAGGAAATCAGCACCCAATTGACCCCTTAAAAAGGCCTGCCAGCGTGGGCGGGTGACAGGTGTCACTTGTGCTGTCGGAGGGACACGGGCAAAATCCATCCATGCGCTGAGTGTCGAGACGAGTCACAATCCTCGGATATAGCTGAACGATGAATCCACATGACGAACTGAACTCGCTGACGAACATTTTCCCTGGTTCGGACAAGCTCTTTCTTCGAGTTGAACACACTCCTGCGGCACTCACGCCCGAGCCCTACAAGTCCATGCTGGCGCATGACCACCACATGACGATCGCCATGGAGACCTACCATAATTGTACGGTCGACGTGCGCGTCCTCGACAGCAAACTGGATGGCGACGAATACTCACGAAAAATTCTGTTGCTGAAGCAGGGAACCGAGACCGTGGTCCAGTTCGGTGTCATCCGGTTTCACTTCGAGTACGTCACCCGGGCGGTCCGCGACCAGATCATCGAGGGCAAGATTCCCCTCGGCCGCGTCCTGATCAACCACAACGTCCTGCGGCACATCGACCTGGGCGCCATTCTGAAAATCACCGCAGGGGAGGAACTGGCCAACTACTTCAAAATGCCGGTCGGAGGGGTCACCTACGGCCGACTGGCAACAATCTTCTGCAACCGACAACCCGCCATCGATCTGCTGGAAATCTCGTCGCCCCTCGCCTGAGCCACGCCTCAAAGCCCCCAGGCCGGGTCCGCAGCAGTTCGAGCCGTTCCACACAACTCAACATCCAGCGTGCAGGTCTCAGGATCCCGTCAGCATTCAGTCAACATCGAGCGAGAAGAGCAACTCGATCACAAACAACTGACAAGCGAAGACAACCACCCCCGACCCAAACAAAAAAGCTCTCCACCGAACCCGCTTCGGTGGAGAGCAACGACTGAGCCGCTAAGCCCCCCAACCAACCCCCGGACAAAAAGCTCTCCACCAAACCCGTTTCGCTGGAGAGCAACGACTGAGCCGCTAAGGCAGGACTGGCGAGGAGGGGCTTCGACAGGCGTTGTCTTTATGGATTGCACCAACCGCAGTGCAACTGCGGAGCACTCACAAGTCCATCCCGTCGCGGAATTTCTACCGTATGATTGCACAGGACGCACCCGAATTCTTCGTGCTCAATCATGTCCGTCGGTTGGTCGCAATACTCGCATCGCAAACCTTTTTCGGCGTTTACCAACCCCCAGCCGGGGGCGCGGCAGGCGGGACAACGTGTCGCCAGTCGCTGTGCCAGTTGGCGAGCAAGCTCGGCAATTTCGGACATGCGAGTCGGATTTACATGTGCACGCATGTCGGTCTCGACCCAGACCAAACCGTCCGACGATTGCATTCCTGAGTGAAAAAATGCACGTTCGAGTTCCTCTGGAGTATCAATACCATTGAAGATGAAGTCCCTGGATTTCATCCGGTTTGGCCGAACGATCAGGGCGTGTGACGGGAATTGCGTTTCGGCGGCAAACGTCTGCAATGCTTCGAAAGAATCGATGGTCTTAGCCCGGTAGTTTGTCTTTTCGCACAAGCGGCTCACATGAAGGTGAAAGTTCCGCTCGCGGTCGATGAAATATAGGACCTCACGTCCGGCCGGAATGAAGGGAATGTAGGGATGCGGGCCGAAACTCCCTTCACTCGCGATTCCGAACTTGGCGTTCAGCAGGTTCAATCCCCATTCGCATTTCCGGCGGGCACAGTCGAGCGCACTTCCCCGTCTTTTAACTTCTCCCGAAAACGTACCCAGCGCATCGGTGTCAATTGGATACTCGGCCACCGCCGCCCCAAGGATCTCTTGGAATCCAGGGGCGACGGCGATGGACTTTGCGTGTTTGGTCGTCATCAAAACGCATTTGCCAGTGTAGGGGGATGACTCCATTAGCATGTGCTTGCCCACTTGAGGTCTCGCTGAAGCAGGTGAGCCTGATTGTTGGATGGGTCGATGCAGGCCAGCGTGACCCATCCATTACCGAAGAGTGTCTTCAGGACATCCTGCGTCTGAATGGCCTGATCCAGCATCGCGCGAGATGCGTAGACGACGGTCAGCAGTCGCAGGGGTTCGTGGTATGGCTCGCCGTCGGCGGCATAGACCGATTGCAGCGGCAGCCCGTGCATCAGGTCACTGGCGTTACCTTGCATTACGCCGAGTTTTCCAGTGACGTTTTGCGTAACCTTGCTTCCACCACCGTAGGCGACGTTGTCCAGCGTCGAGAACAGATACTGGCTGTTGATCCATTGCGCTACCACCATGGGTGCGGTCAGGATGCTGGTCAGGAACTTGCCAGTCGTGTCGGTCTTCCAGTCGTAGGAGTGGAGAAAACAGCGGCCTTCGAGGTTGACGGATTTCGTCAGTCCCCTTGGGCCGACGATGAAAGCGGCGTTTCGCGCCAGGCCCCATTCTGGCCGCACTTCCGCCCAGTCACAGCTCCGCCGCTGGGTCTCCTGTACAGCCTTATCGTCCTGCAACATGTGCAGGCCGAAGGTCGCCGTGCGGGCTTTCGCATTCGCGATTCTGGCCTTGGAAAGATCTCTTCGAAGGCTGTTCATCATTCCTTGCTGCTGCTCTGACATGCCGCGCGGCTCGTAGAGTTCGACATGATCCGTGGTCGTATCGTGTTCGGCAGCCACGAACAACGTATCGGACGGTATTGCGAGTCCCCGATCCGAAAGGATGGAACGCACTGGTAGACTGTTCAAGATCGCAGCAAGGATACGGGCGTTGCCACCGCCATGATTGCCACCACAGGCACCGCAATCCAGTGCGGAAGCGTAGGCATTATTGCTTGTGCTGCTACCATGTCCGCAGAGAACCACCAAAGGTGCCAGGTTCTCAGTCAGGCCCATCATCCGCAGCGCGGATTCTCCGAAATCGGCCTGCTCGGAAAGTTCAATACTTTGCAGCGAGGGCTCGCTCGGAATCGGTGGCATGACGGTTACCTGGGTCGTTTCCGCCCATCCTGAGATGAGCGACGGCGCAAAGGTCCGCCCCAGCATCTGCATTCCGAGCCAAGGCCCCACCATTTCGACAAGCGCGAAGGGTGTCGCGAAGTTATACTTCAGCCATTGGTAGATGGATTTTGGCATTCTCAGCAATAACC is from Schlesneria sp. DSM 10557 and encodes:
- a CDS encoding amidohydrolase family protein; its protein translation is MRCLSRRDFLSTSLAAGAVALLPSAATAAETPVEPIIDIHQHTNYRERTNAQLAAHQRAMGVTQTILLPAGSSVKRPSTGDGIHNTLGGVGAGGNETALTMARQYPKEFFFGANEVTDLPEARAEIAKYLDLGGIIIGEQKFGLELDSPASQELYALAADYQVPILMHLQHGTYNLGFEKLPRMLEKFPKTIFIGHAQTWWANIDKNHTNQKDLYPKGKVTPGGLTDRYLADYPNMFADMSAGSGLNALTRDEEHARGFLDRHQEKILYGSDCDDRVGSGPACQGAQTIAAIRKLAPNKEAERKILYENSRKLFKLT
- a CDS encoding CoA-binding protein, with the translated sequence MSTDKQIQRFLSGSPHAIVGASRNRAKYGNKVLRAFQQTGRPAFPVNPVADVVEGEKAYADLASLPEPVFGVSIITPPEVSEQIIEDVVRLGIKHVWFQPGAESDAAVRRAEQSGLNVIHGGPCILVALRYREG
- a CDS encoding DUF6671 family protein is translated as MTTKHAKSIAVAPGFQEILGAAVAEYPIDTDALGTFSGEVKRRGSALDCARRKCEWGLNLLNAKFGIASEGSFGPHPYIPFIPAGREVLYFIDRERNFHLHVSRLCEKTNYRAKTIDSFEALQTFAAETQFPSHALIVRPNRMKSRDFIFNGIDTPEELERAFFHSGMQSSDGLVWVETDMRAHVNPTRMSEIAELARQLAQRLATRCPACRAPGWGLVNAEKGLRCEYCDQPTDMIEHEEFGCVLCNHTVEIPRRDGLVSAPQLHCGWCNP
- a CDS encoding DUF2309 domain-containing protein, yielding MNVVNRSQKRKTPVISIEMISIKELVASAANIVAPVWPLKTFIAVNPLQGLEHLPFELAVLEVERQRAAISDASTGREAVNRELIKWCSVYFDEGQSTIGMPGREGGLYRAFANLALYDARLNRSHADNIVLAALPDKPEDAIVACLDQMEIIEDQKEEFIRQALAALPGWSGYVKWKENWQSPAEQAKRPATMVDYVAVRLVLTRLLWPEASLSESANTPPPAFLSELPDRESQFRKGLLNKLLEQSAAVASPQSSRADVQLVFCIDVRSEPFRRALEAQGNYDTLGFAGFFGVPVQVKGLDDDQPHDSCPVLLKPRHLVCDHAVDSDASCVRRHDQGRLLLRMPKSIYQWLKYNFATPFALVEMVGPWLGMQMLGRTFAPSLISGWAETTQVTVMPPIPSEPSLQSIELSEQADFGESALRMMGLTENLAPLVVLCGHGSSTSNNAYASALDCGACGGNHGGGNARILAAILNSLPVRSILSDRGLAIPSDTLFVAAEHDTTTDHVELYEPRGMSEQQQGMMNSLRRDLSKARIANAKARTATFGLHMLQDDKAVQETQRRSCDWAEVRPEWGLARNAAFIVGPRGLTKSVNLEGRCFLHSYDWKTDTTGKFLTSILTAPMVVAQWINSQYLFSTLDNVAYGGGSKVTQNVTGKLGVMQGNASDLMHGLPLQSVYAADGEPYHEPLRLLTVVYASRAMLDQAIQTQDVLKTLFGNGWVTLACIDPSNNQAHLLQRDLKWASTC